The DNA segment GCCGCCGACCAACGCTACGAGGCCATGTGCATGCTCTACGTCGCCCTCACCCGGGCGAAGCGCGGCCTCTACGTCCTGCTGGAGCCGCCATCGAAAAACGCCGCAGAGGACAAGGCGTCGCTCGCCAACTGGCTGGCCACCTCCGCCGGGGCCAGCGGGGAGATCGGAGAAACGATCAACTGGGGCACCGCCGACTGGGTGGAGACCGTGCCCCTGCTGGGGGAACGCGCCGCCGCCACCGCCAGCCCGCCGCTGGGAGACGCCGTCCCGCGCCGCGAACGCACTACCCCCAGCGGCACCAAGCCGCCGTCCACCACCCTGCCATCCGCCGGTGCCCTGCGCTTCGGCAATGATTTCCACGCCGCCTTCGAGCACATCGGCTGGATCGACGAGGAAGCCCCGCCCGCCCCGCAAAGCGACGCCGCCGCGCGTGTCACCAGCCTGCTGAAGCTCCCCGCCTTCCGCGACCTCTTCCGCCGCGACGGCCGCCACATCCGCCTCTACCGCGAGCAACCCGTCGAGGCCGTCATCGACGGAAAGTGGCTCAGCGGCACCGTTGACCGCCTGCACGTCCACACCGACGCCGCCGGACTGCCCGTCAAGGTCGAGGTCATCGACTTCAAGACCGACACCGTCACCAGCGCGGATGAACTGCGTGAACGCTACGCCGGCCAGATGGAAACCTACCGCCTCATGATCGAACATGCCTACCCCGGCACCACCGTGGAGTGCCTGCTGGTGTCCGCTTCGCTGGGCGAGGTCATCGCGGCGTAGGTGGCGCATCGCAAGGGTAGCGGAAGTCGTGAGACTTCCGGCTGGGGGGGAAGCTCTCCAAAAAAACCGGAGCCTCTTCCCTGGCAGACGTCCACCCCGCCGAACCTCTCACGAGGTTCGCTACGCATGGATGGCCCACTGGGACCGCGGGATTCATCCCGCCCCGGGGAATCCAGCCATCATGCGAAGCCAAGCGGAATGAATTCCGCGGTCCCAGTCCGAATGGAGGAGCGCAGGCTTACGGGAAGCCCCATCAAAACCGGAGCTCTTCTTTCTAACAGACATCCACCCCGCCGAACCTCTCACGAGGTTCGCTACGCATGGAGGCCTACTGGGACCGCGTGGATCACTTCAGCTCGGCCTTCGCGGCCTTGATCTTTTCGGTGAACTCCTTGACCGCCTTCTTGTCCTTCTGGAGTTCCATCCTGCCGATGGTGGCGATCAGCGTGTTCATGTCCGGATCGAAAACGGAGAACGAAACCCACGCCATCCGCGACTGGGAGGAAAGCACCTTGTTCACCGCCGGGGTGAGCTTTCCGGTGATGGCCGCATCCTTCAACTGCACCTCCTTGATCACCACGCACTCCGCAACGCCGCGCACCGCCTTCACACCCGCTTCGGCAGCCTCCGCGCAGTTCGGGCAGCTTTCGTCGCTGCCTGTATAGACGATGCAGATCAGCTTTTTGGACGCCTTCACCTTCGCCACTTCCTCATCCAGCTTCTCGATCGGCTTCGCGCCGGAGACCTCATAGGCCGCGGCGAACGGAAGGGAGAAACCAACGGCAACGAAAAAGGTCAGGAGGGATTTCATGGGAGGTGGATCATGTCATCCCCCACCCGGCCGTCCAGCCGGAAAGCCTGTCTCCAATCACCCCTTCCTTCCGAACAGATATTTCAGCAGATCCATGATCCCGGCTGTGGTGGCTGACAAGGGTAGCGAAGGTCGTGAGACCTTCGGTTGGGGGGAAGCCCCCAAAAAAAGCCGGAGCCATTCCCTGGCAGACGTCCACCCCGCCGAACCTCTCACGAGGTTCGCTACCCCAAAGATCCGCCACGCCGGTGAAGCCGACCCGCAGGGGTAGCGAAGGTCGTGAGACCTTCGGTTGGGGGGAAGCCCCAAAAAAGCCGGGGCCATTCCCTTTTCAGACATCCACCCCGCCGAACCTCTCACGAGGTTCGCTACGCATGGATGGCCTACTGGGACCGCGGGATTCATCCCGCCCCGGAGAATCCAGCCATCATGCGAAGCCAAGCGGAATGAATTCCGCGGTCCCAGTCCGGACAGGAGGGGCGCACGCCGTTGCGCCCATGTGGTGAGGCCGGATGACGCCCAGCCGATGAAGAGGGCGCATCGGCGTGCGCCCCTCCCAGCTCCCCTCACCCCACCCACGGCCGCACCGGCACACCCCGCTCCGCGAAGTGCTTCTTCGCTTCCGCGACGGTGTGCTTGCCGAAGTGGAAGATGCTCGCAGCCAGAACGGCGTCCGCCTTGCCCGCTTCCAGCACGTCCACCATGTGGTCCAGGTTCCCCGCGCCGCCGCTGGCGATGACAGGGATGCCGACCGCGGAGGAAACCGCCGCCGTCAGCTCGATGTCATAGCCGGCCTGGGTGCCGTCGGAGTCCATGCTGGTGAGCAGGATCTCGCCCGCGCCGCGCCGCCAGACTTCCTTCGCCCACTCCACGGCGTCCAGCCCCACCGGCTTGCGACCGCCGTGGGTGTAGACGCCCCATTTTCCGGGTCCCTCGCGCTTCGCGTCGATGGCGACGACGATGCACTGGCTGCCGAATATCTTCGCCCCCTCATCCACCAGGCCGGGGTTGGTCACGGCGGAGGTGTTCACCCCCACCTTGTCCGCACCGGCCAGCAGCATCTCCCGCATGTTCTCCACGCTGCGGATGCCGCCACCCACCGTCAGCGGGATGAAACACTGCTCCGCCGTGCGCCGCACCACGTCCACCATGGTGTTCCGGTTGTCCGATGACGCGGTGATGTCCAGGAACACCAGCTCATCCGCCTGCTGCGCGTTGTAGGCGATGGCCGCCTCCACCGGATCCCCGGCGTCGATGAGATCGACAAAGTTGACGCCTTTGACCACACGGCCGTCCGTCACATCGAGGCAGGGAATGATTCGTTTCGCGAGCACCGGAGGAACAAAGCGCGGGAAACGCCGTCCGCCAAGCAAA comes from the Luteolibacter sp. SL250 genome and includes:
- a CDS encoding 3'-5' exonuclease — encoded protein: MEEIIEPCWESWSSFGRRRAGDVIAALAAFDAGGGTTPRDAADWIDRLKVSQSPGVAAVQVMTIHKSKGLGFDVVILPDIPKDPVPKTQNFSIAEDTGWLCQPPASWARKLLPPIRAAEERWAADQRYEAMCMLYVALTRAKRGLYVLLEPPSKNAAEDKASLANWLATSAGASGEIGETINWGTADWVETVPLLGERAAATASPPLGDAVPRRERTTPSGTKPPSTTLPSAGALRFGNDFHAAFEHIGWIDEEAPPAPQSDAAARVTSLLKLPAFRDLFRRDGRHIRLYREQPVEAVIDGKWLSGTVDRLHVHTDAAGLPVKVEVIDFKTDTVTSADELRERYAGQMETYRLMIEHAYPGTTVECLLVSASLGEVIAA
- the hisF gene encoding imidazole glycerol phosphate synthase subunit HisF; the encoded protein is MLAKRIIPCLDVTDGRVVKGVNFVDLIDAGDPVEAAIAYNAQQADELVFLDITASSDNRNTMVDVVRRTAEQCFIPLTVGGGIRSVENMREMLLAGADKVGVNTSAVTNPGLVDEGAKIFGSQCIVVAIDAKREGPGKWGVYTHGGRKPVGLDAVEWAKEVWRRGAGEILLTSMDSDGTQAGYDIELTAAVSSAVGIPVIASGGAGNLDHMVDVLEAGKADAVLAASIFHFGKHTVAEAKKHFAERGVPVRPWVG